One stretch of Oceanipulchritudo coccoides DNA includes these proteins:
- a CDS encoding transcriptional repressor: protein MIRTTRQRLTIEEVFQKEARPLTPPEVFEGAKRILPRIGLRTVYRQLKDMAAEGLIVGVDYPGQPLRYEWVSDAHHAHFICRKCDRVFDLQVAVPDVKIKPPKGFKLTGQETVFYGTCPECK, encoded by the coding sequence GTGATTCGCACGACGCGCCAGCGACTCACGATTGAGGAGGTCTTCCAGAAGGAGGCCCGTCCCTTGACGCCCCCCGAGGTATTTGAGGGAGCAAAGCGCATTCTTCCCCGGATCGGCCTCCGCACTGTGTATCGACAACTTAAGGACATGGCTGCCGAAGGTTTGATCGTCGGCGTTGATTATCCGGGACAACCCCTGCGTTATGAATGGGTCAGTGATGCCCATCATGCCCACTTTATCTGTCGGAAATGCGATCGGGTGTTTGATCTTCAGGTGGCCGTGCCGGATGTGAAAATAAAGCCACCAAAGGGGTTTAAACTGACCGGACAGGAAACCGTGTTCTACGGGACTTGCCCGGAGTGTAAATAG
- a CDS encoding prepilin-type N-terminal cleavage/methylation domain-containing protein yields the protein MNNKSKKGFTLVEIMIVVVIIGLLAAMAIPAFQKVRATSQDKAVTNNLRQIASAAQQYMLEEGLSTVAVNDLYPEYLTTPELVADETYPTAITAGDTTITATNVGNERTVTYTF from the coding sequence ATGAATAATAAGAGCAAAAAGGGCTTCACCCTCGTTGAAATTATGATTGTTGTGGTCATCATCGGCCTCTTGGCTGCTATGGCTATCCCTGCCTTCCAGAAAGTCCGCGCGACTTCACAGGATAAGGCTGTAACCAATAACCTTCGCCAGATCGCTTCTGCTGCTCAGCAGTACATGCTGGAAGAAGGTCTCTCCACGGTTGCTGTTAACGACCTCTACCCGGAATACTTGACTACTCCGGAACTGGTTGCTGACGAAACCTACCCGACCGCTATCACTGCTGGTGACACGACTATCACAGCCACCAACGTTGGTAACGAGCGCACGGTTACTTACACATTCTAA
- a CDS encoding ArnT family glycosyltransferase produces the protein METHSRSVQESRPSLILAKVSRRDIIPVIIILLAIGLSAWIGTRDKANTTDELVHVLAGHVALSLNDYRLNPENGTLVCRIAALPIQGLKDLAPVETDSSDWAESQQWFLGYRWWFKSGMDHRKVFHLSHLTMLAFNLLGLLLVFIWSGHLWGRGGAYFSLILAGFSPNFLGHIPLATSDFLGTWTLVLAILAFVQMLERVRFHTVVLAGITAAVALLCKHSAVIIAPIAGALVLWRILEQRPLDISCFGLVKKSQNRLGKTAWLTGASLLSAAVSVLIIWWAYSWRYSAANPSVGEFTQFQVPWDQLTGISLYPIIAFMREWQLLPEAFLYGLNFILAHGARGGFLNGEYSVDGFQFYHFWTFLYKTPLPAMLLHIIGGSCFVSYLWKNRPNLSPTIRGILILGIVYFLMLWSSQISIGHRHAFVLLYLSTIIAGVSIPWIAARRPRAGIALFVILVSLVPLSVSQINRTISYVNILGGGEERGYQRLADSSLDWGQDLPAAVAAIKAFQEEEPEKAVHLSYFGSAEPESFGLSNAGYLPSWGSWRRKAYTPKLESGLYVIGATAFITTKQEWTTQLEQAYQLIRREADPLYKKLMQRGDLSIESADSLLGGAEVKTLEDFEYLRFQRLKNYLQKRDPEEVLNGSILVFRLGPEELDTF, from the coding sequence ATGGAAACACATTCCAGATCAGTGCAGGAATCCCGGCCATCGCTCATTCTGGCAAAAGTCTCTCGTCGGGACATTATTCCGGTAATCATCATCCTTCTTGCCATTGGCTTGTCCGCGTGGATCGGAACCCGGGACAAGGCCAACACAACTGATGAGCTTGTCCATGTTCTGGCTGGGCATGTGGCACTGAGCCTGAATGATTATCGGCTGAATCCGGAAAACGGGACTCTGGTCTGCCGGATTGCCGCCCTCCCAATCCAGGGGCTGAAGGATTTAGCCCCCGTCGAAACAGATTCCAGTGACTGGGCGGAATCCCAACAATGGTTTCTTGGATACCGCTGGTGGTTCAAGTCAGGGATGGACCACCGCAAGGTCTTTCATCTCTCACACCTGACAATGCTCGCCTTCAATCTCCTTGGACTACTGCTGGTCTTTATCTGGAGTGGACATCTCTGGGGGCGTGGAGGCGCTTATTTCAGTCTTATCCTGGCTGGCTTTTCCCCGAATTTCCTCGGCCACATCCCGCTCGCGACTTCCGACTTTTTAGGGACATGGACGCTAGTCCTCGCGATTCTGGCCTTTGTCCAGATGTTGGAGAGGGTCCGCTTCCACACGGTTGTCCTTGCCGGGATCACCGCTGCTGTAGCCCTGCTTTGCAAACATTCCGCAGTGATTATTGCCCCTATCGCTGGAGCCCTTGTTCTCTGGCGGATTCTTGAGCAAAGGCCATTGGACATTTCCTGCTTTGGACTTGTTAAGAAGAGCCAAAACCGTCTTGGCAAAACAGCCTGGTTGACCGGGGCCTCACTCCTGTCTGCGGCCGTGTCGGTCCTGATCATCTGGTGGGCCTACTCCTGGCGTTACTCGGCGGCCAACCCTTCCGTTGGAGAATTCACCCAGTTTCAAGTTCCGTGGGATCAACTTACCGGCATTTCGCTCTATCCAATAATTGCCTTCATGCGTGAATGGCAGCTTTTGCCGGAAGCCTTCCTGTACGGCCTCAACTTCATTCTGGCCCACGGGGCCCGGGGCGGATTCTTGAATGGTGAATATTCAGTGGATGGATTCCAGTTTTATCACTTCTGGACATTCCTCTACAAGACGCCCCTGCCAGCCATGCTGCTTCATATAATCGGCGGCAGCTGCTTTGTTTCCTATCTGTGGAAAAATCGGCCCAATCTCAGCCCGACCATCCGCGGAATCTTGATACTGGGGATAGTCTATTTCCTGATGCTTTGGTCATCGCAAATCAGCATCGGCCACCGGCACGCGTTCGTATTGCTTTATCTGTCGACTATCATCGCCGGGGTCAGCATTCCATGGATTGCCGCACGCCGACCGCGGGCTGGCATCGCGCTTTTTGTCATTCTTGTCAGTTTGGTTCCCCTTAGCGTGTCACAGATTAACCGGACTATTTCCTATGTGAACATCCTTGGAGGAGGTGAGGAACGGGGTTACCAGCGCCTTGCCGACAGTTCGCTCGACTGGGGGCAGGATCTCCCCGCTGCGGTTGCCGCCATTAAGGCATTTCAAGAGGAAGAACCCGAGAAAGCCGTCCACTTATCCTATTTTGGATCAGCCGAACCGGAATCATTTGGGTTAAGCAATGCCGGGTACCTTCCTTCCTGGGGAAGCTGGCGAAGGAAGGCCTATACTCCCAAGCTGGAAAGTGGCTTGTATGTGATCGGCGCGACGGCATTCATCACCACAAAACAGGAATGGACAACCCAACTTGAGCAAGCATACCAACTCATTCGTCGGGAAGCGGATCCGCTGTACAAGAAACTCATGCAAAGAGGTGACCTCTCGATTGAGTCGGCAGACTCCCTGCTTGGTGGAGCTGAAGTGAAGACCCTCGAGGACTTTGAATACCTGAGGTTCCAGCGGCTCAAAAACTATCTGCAAAAAAGGGATCCGGAAGAGGTCTTGAACGGATCGATTCTTGTCTTCAGGCTTGGCCCGGAAGAATTGGACACCTTCTAA
- a CDS encoding sugar phosphate isomerase/epimerase family protein yields MRIEQVAVQLYTLRDYLKTPEDFQESLQKVADIGYRSVEVAGPRPVSESEIASLCAEKGLVINSCHEESDLILNNPHKVVENLEAFGCRYTAYPYPRDINFNSEESVMGLVNGLDAAGKVLKAAGKVLTYHNHDLELDILKGVPILEIIYGETNPEYLQGEIDTYWIHAGGSSPQAWCARLRDRLPLLHLKDYATDEDGTARFAEIGHGILDFKTIIATAEASGCEWFIVEQDTCPGDPFKSLEMSFRYISDNLVEA; encoded by the coding sequence ATGAGAATCGAACAAGTCGCTGTACAGCTATACACCCTCCGTGATTATTTAAAGACACCGGAGGATTTTCAGGAATCCCTTCAAAAGGTGGCTGATATTGGCTACCGGTCCGTGGAGGTTGCCGGTCCACGCCCTGTAAGCGAATCTGAGATTGCTTCCCTGTGTGCCGAAAAGGGCCTTGTGATAAACTCCTGCCATGAGGAATCCGATTTAATCCTGAACAACCCACACAAGGTGGTGGAAAACTTGGAGGCTTTCGGTTGTCGTTACACCGCCTATCCTTACCCCCGGGATATCAATTTCAATTCCGAGGAATCCGTAATGGGGCTGGTCAACGGCCTGGATGCTGCCGGCAAGGTGCTCAAGGCAGCTGGCAAAGTCCTCACATACCACAATCATGATCTGGAGCTGGACATTTTAAAAGGGGTTCCGATTCTTGAGATTATCTATGGCGAGACCAACCCGGAATACCTTCAGGGCGAAATCGATACATACTGGATTCATGCCGGGGGATCGTCCCCGCAGGCATGGTGCGCCCGTTTGCGTGACCGGCTTCCGCTCCTCCATTTGAAGGATTACGCTACAGATGAGGATGGCACCGCCCGCTTTGCTGAAATCGGCCATGGTATCCTTGATTTCAAGACCATTATTGCCACTGCTGAAGCTTCTGGTTGTGAATGGTTTATTGTTGAGCAGGACACATGCCCTGGTGATCCGTTTAAATCCCTCGAAATGAGTTTTCGCTACATCAGTGATAACCTCGTCGAGGCGTAG
- the def gene encoding peptide deformylase: protein MQLRVTQYGEPVLRQAGKKVEVFDEELRNLVSDMIETMYAEEGVGLAAQQVNKALMVFVMDVSHLPGEELDYQLDGLRQPIDLIMPMALVNPEVEVLPGKKVFGEEGCLSFPNIRGDVPRAEAVKVDFQDINGKPHTLVCSGWVARVVQHELDHLHGRLFIDLMDKRQLRTLDSKIKRLKQNSRKALME, encoded by the coding sequence ATGCAGTTGCGCGTGACACAGTATGGGGAGCCTGTACTCCGTCAGGCCGGAAAGAAGGTCGAAGTTTTTGATGAAGAACTTCGAAACCTCGTTTCTGACATGATCGAGACGATGTATGCAGAGGAGGGGGTTGGCCTGGCTGCCCAACAGGTGAATAAGGCACTGATGGTGTTCGTCATGGATGTTTCCCATCTGCCCGGTGAGGAATTGGATTACCAGCTGGATGGTCTCCGCCAGCCAATCGATCTGATCATGCCAATGGCCCTTGTTAACCCGGAAGTGGAAGTGCTTCCCGGGAAAAAAGTTTTCGGGGAGGAAGGGTGTCTTTCCTTTCCCAATATCCGCGGAGATGTCCCACGTGCAGAGGCGGTGAAAGTCGATTTTCAGGATATCAATGGCAAGCCGCACACCCTTGTCTGTAGCGGATGGGTTGCCCGGGTCGTCCAACACGAGCTCGATCACCTCCACGGGCGCCTCTTTATCGACTTAATGGACAAGCGCCAATTGCGCACCCTTGACTCCAAAATAAAGCGCTTGAAACAAAATAGCCGCAAAGCGTTAATGGAGTAG
- a CDS encoding PIN/TRAM domain-containing protein: MAYTIRILRLFFILLCIAAGWLVSYSVPEWDEYRWVAVFIAAAMGALVVLVDVLLKGFSLRGLSALTFGLFVGWACAKLIAASPFFDVPFDALDEGSMILTQNKYLIQLSLYVILMYLGAVIALRGRDEFNLVIPYIRFVPHGVEVPLAIVDTSALIDGRLVGICESRFMGFGLVIPRFVIDELQNIADSKDPERQAKGRKGIEVLNQLREMEHLDLRINESSVSNRQRVDAKLVYLAQSLKAKLMTTDYNLAQIAEFHNIDWLNLNALAKAMNPQLLVGEELRIKLTKPGKDHNQAVGYLPDGSMVVVSEAKHLIGETVTASVDSIIPSAGGKMIFAVIKK, encoded by the coding sequence ATGGCCTACACGATCCGGATTCTCCGCCTGTTTTTTATCCTGCTCTGCATCGCTGCCGGGTGGCTCGTCAGCTACTCGGTTCCCGAATGGGACGAATATCGATGGGTTGCTGTTTTTATTGCCGCCGCAATGGGCGCCCTTGTCGTCCTCGTCGATGTCCTCCTGAAGGGCTTCTCCCTGCGAGGACTCTCCGCCCTGACGTTTGGGCTGTTTGTTGGCTGGGCCTGTGCAAAATTAATCGCCGCTTCACCTTTCTTTGATGTGCCCTTCGACGCCCTCGATGAAGGCAGCATGATTCTGACCCAGAATAAATATCTCATCCAATTGTCGCTTTATGTCATTCTTATGTATCTGGGGGCCGTCATTGCGCTGCGCGGCCGTGATGAATTCAATCTGGTAATTCCCTACATTCGATTTGTTCCTCACGGAGTGGAAGTCCCCCTTGCGATTGTCGACACCAGCGCGCTCATCGATGGCCGGCTAGTCGGCATTTGTGAAAGCCGCTTCATGGGATTTGGATTAGTCATCCCGCGTTTTGTCATTGATGAGCTACAGAATATCGCCGATTCCAAGGATCCAGAGCGGCAGGCCAAGGGCCGCAAGGGCATTGAGGTGCTCAATCAGCTCCGCGAAATGGAGCACCTTGACCTGAGAATCAACGAAAGCAGCGTCAGTAATCGACAGCGTGTTGATGCCAAGCTCGTTTATTTGGCGCAATCCCTCAAGGCGAAGCTCATGACGACCGATTACAACCTGGCTCAGATCGCAGAGTTTCATAATATCGACTGGCTCAACCTCAACGCCCTCGCCAAGGCCATGAATCCCCAACTTCTGGTCGGGGAGGAACTCCGTATCAAATTGACCAAGCCGGGCAAAGACCACAACCAGGCAGTCGGCTATCTGCCTGATGGCTCAATGGTCGTGGTCTCCGAGGCAAAGCACCTGATCGGGGAAACGGTCACTGCTTCCGTCGACTCAATTATTCCGTCTGCAGGCGGAAAAATGATCTTTGCTGTCATCAAAAAATGA
- a CDS encoding glycosyltransferase family 39 protein, translated as MTRLLSFISVALFAFWVAFFWFGEGTLHYVVVYMAYPSLFITFALFLWSLFELNRDDFCLKALLPKKRSAWVAIGLVTGLLILFEPLQFKIVFDETILAVSGQFLHFNRLSGVPREANDYLGSYVLMDAILDKRPFFFPFLLGLVHDLTGYRFQNAFYLNGFLTLILITLTYIVGKLFSGHRGGLLSVLLAGTLPLLAIFATSGHFEVLNLVMVSVVVLLGYLYIEKPCDRRLIPLIYALILLCQVRYENGLYLLPFGFLILLGWKKADQLILPFRAIICPIFLILFAMQFKMIQSSSHGFFQEGPNGRMDTFSLSYASENLLSAVRFFFATGQNQPNSYLLSVLGFSALFAFLYYALRRSRFLTGKDPKGTIIFVFTLAIFLFCLVIAFFNFGMFDRYITSRLSLPIHLYFIILVPYMMKRLRRNYTVWALLFGLVCAFITFSSFDRESILKMGSQFTLLLFGFMGAMYWLSKKAAHPQSGILLIPLVYILTVTLPVGHSQRYTKNYKSANIIMEEINFIEERQDHEKILFVSGNQYSALLTQTNSTFIDVLKQYPNVAFEHLRHKMYTSIYISRRFERNAEDGEFYPVNEDEALDPEIFITEPVYEKPLNNTIHLRFERLVEVHVPEKAAEESEDEDPGEVLTEG; from the coding sequence ATGACACGACTCCTCAGTTTTATATCGGTTGCCCTCTTTGCCTTCTGGGTCGCTTTCTTTTGGTTCGGTGAAGGGACTCTCCACTATGTGGTAGTCTATATGGCCTATCCGAGCCTGTTTATCACCTTCGCGCTTTTCCTCTGGTCGCTGTTTGAATTGAACCGTGATGATTTTTGCCTGAAAGCGCTGCTCCCGAAAAAACGCAGTGCATGGGTGGCCATCGGGCTAGTCACAGGACTTCTGATTCTCTTTGAACCCCTGCAATTCAAAATTGTCTTTGACGAAACCATCCTGGCCGTTTCCGGGCAATTTCTTCACTTCAACCGCCTCTCCGGGGTGCCGCGTGAGGCCAATGATTATCTGGGCAGCTATGTTCTGATGGATGCGATTCTGGACAAGCGTCCCTTCTTTTTCCCGTTTCTGCTGGGACTGGTCCATGATCTCACGGGCTACCGCTTCCAGAATGCCTTTTACCTGAATGGGTTTCTCACCCTGATCCTCATCACCCTTACCTATATCGTGGGAAAACTCTTCTCCGGACATCGTGGAGGCCTGCTTTCTGTCCTTCTTGCCGGAACTCTTCCGCTTCTTGCCATTTTTGCTACCAGTGGCCACTTCGAAGTACTGAACCTGGTCATGGTGAGCGTTGTCGTCCTGCTCGGATACCTGTATATTGAAAAGCCATGTGACAGGCGATTAATCCCCCTGATCTATGCCTTGATTCTACTCTGCCAAGTGCGCTACGAGAACGGGCTTTACCTGCTCCCCTTTGGATTCCTGATCCTCTTGGGATGGAAAAAGGCGGACCAGTTAATTCTCCCCTTCCGGGCCATCATCTGCCCGATTTTCCTGATTCTCTTCGCGATGCAATTCAAGATGATCCAATCATCCTCGCATGGCTTTTTCCAGGAGGGCCCGAACGGCCGGATGGATACTTTTTCCCTCTCCTACGCTTCCGAGAACCTGCTTTCCGCGGTCAGGTTTTTCTTTGCCACAGGACAAAACCAGCCGAATTCCTATCTGCTTTCGGTATTGGGTTTCTCGGCCCTCTTTGCCTTCCTGTACTATGCCTTGCGACGGTCCCGGTTCCTCACCGGGAAAGACCCGAAAGGCACGATTATCTTTGTCTTCACCCTGGCAATATTCCTCTTCTGCCTGGTCATTGCCTTCTTTAATTTCGGCATGTTCGACCGCTACATCACCAGCCGGTTGAGCCTCCCGATTCACCTCTACTTCATCATTCTGGTGCCCTACATGATGAAGCGCCTGCGGCGCAATTACACCGTCTGGGCCCTGTTATTCGGCCTTGTCTGCGCCTTCATCACCTTCTCCTCATTTGACCGGGAGAGTATTCTCAAGATGGGAAGCCAGTTTACCCTTCTTCTGTTTGGATTTATGGGCGCCATGTACTGGTTGTCAAAAAAGGCGGCCCACCCGCAAAGCGGTATCCTCCTGATTCCCCTTGTCTACATCCTGACTGTCACCCTGCCGGTCGGTCATAGCCAGCGCTATACCAAAAACTACAAGTCGGCGAACATCATCATGGAGGAGATCAACTTCATCGAGGAGCGCCAGGACCATGAGAAAATCCTCTTTGTATCGGGCAATCAATACAGTGCCCTGCTCACCCAGACAAATTCGACTTTCATTGATGTACTCAAGCAGTATCCAAATGTCGCCTTTGAGCATCTGCGGCACAAGATGTACACCTCCATCTATATCTCGAGGCGGTTTGAGAGAAATGCGGAAGACGGGGAATTTTATCCGGTGAATGAGGATGAAGCGCTTGATCCGGAGATTTTCATCACCGAACCGGTTTATGAGAAGCCGCTCAACAACACGATCCACCTGAGATTCGAACGTCTGGTGGAAGTTCATGTACCGGAGAAAGCAGCTGAGGAAAGCGAGGATGAGGATCCCGGTGAAGTCCTGACGGAAGGATAA